One part of the Sorangiineae bacterium MSr11954 genome encodes these proteins:
- the istA gene encoding IS21 family transposase, with protein MIAPELRSRIRRLFFAEHWKIGTIAAELRLHRDTVEHAIEPQRFANVAYRASASMLDPYKAFIRATLETHPRLRATRVLEMIAQRGYEGSVWPLRRYVRRVRPISRHEAFFRLTTLPGEQAQVDWGSFGSITIGETRRPLSCFVMVLSYSRAIFARFVLDQTLESFLRCHVAAFHTYGGVPRALLYDNLKTAVLERVGDVIRFHPRLLDLAGHYHFSPQPVAPARGNQKGRVERAIRYLRESFFAARAFRSVEELNRKLDDWIGSVAHARIVPGDLHKRTIHDALEQERGRLLALPEHPFLCDYVRATASGKSPYIRFDGNDYSIPHTLVRKPLTLVASDALLRILDGNTEVARYPRSWEKGRQIETPQHLTALADEKRRAREHRGRNRLFAVCTSAEPFLHEVARHGGHLGGTTTRLLHLLEEHGESELQAALSDAHRRGAFTAQSVAHILDQRRRARGAPLQVPPVLPNDPRVRDIVVAPRSLAVYDKLAKSHDGEDEP; from the coding sequence ATGATCGCGCCCGAGCTTCGCTCGCGCATTCGCCGCCTCTTCTTCGCCGAGCACTGGAAGATCGGCACCATCGCGGCCGAGCTCCGGCTCCACCGCGACACCGTCGAGCACGCGATCGAGCCACAGCGATTCGCCAATGTCGCCTATCGCGCGAGCGCTTCGATGCTCGATCCGTACAAAGCCTTCATCCGCGCGACCCTCGAGACCCACCCGCGACTGCGCGCCACCCGCGTGCTGGAAATGATCGCGCAGCGTGGTTACGAAGGCTCCGTGTGGCCGCTTCGGCGATATGTTCGGCGCGTCCGGCCCATCTCTCGGCACGAAGCCTTTTTCCGTCTCACGACGCTCCCAGGGGAGCAGGCTCAAGTCGATTGGGGCTCGTTCGGTTCCATCACCATCGGCGAGACACGGAGACCGCTCTCGTGCTTCGTGATGGTGCTCTCGTATTCGCGGGCCATCTTCGCCCGTTTCGTTCTCGATCAAACGCTCGAGAGCTTTCTGCGCTGCCACGTGGCGGCTTTCCATACGTATGGCGGTGTCCCGCGTGCCCTCCTTTACGATAATCTCAAGACGGCGGTGCTCGAGCGCGTGGGCGATGTCATCCGATTCCACCCTCGATTGCTCGATCTCGCCGGGCACTACCACTTCTCCCCCCAGCCCGTCGCGCCGGCGCGCGGCAATCAAAAGGGTCGTGTGGAGCGCGCCATTCGGTACCTACGCGAATCGTTCTTTGCCGCCCGCGCGTTTCGCTCCGTCGAAGAGCTCAATCGCAAACTGGACGACTGGATTGGCAGCGTCGCACATGCGCGCATCGTCCCTGGCGATCTGCACAAGCGCACCATCCATGACGCCCTCGAGCAGGAGCGCGGACGTCTGCTCGCTTTGCCCGAGCACCCTTTTCTCTGCGACTACGTTCGAGCTACCGCCTCCGGCAAATCACCCTACATCCGTTTCGACGGCAACGATTATTCGATTCCTCATACCCTCGTGCGCAAGCCACTGACACTCGTCGCATCCGACGCCCTGCTTCGCATCCTGGATGGCAACACCGAGGTCGCGCGCTACCCGAGGTCATGGGAGAAAGGACGGCAGATCGAGACGCCGCAGCACCTCACGGCGCTCGCCGACGAAAAACGACGTGCGCGCGAGCATCGCGGTCGGAATCGACTCTTTGCCGTGTGCACGAGCGCCGAGCCCTTCCTCCACGAGGTCGCGCGCCACGGCGGACACCTCGGAGGGACCACGACCCGATTGTTGCACCTGCTCGAGGAGCACGGCGAAAGCGAGCTCCAAGCCGCCCTTTCCGACGCCCATCGGCGTGGCGCGTTCACCGCGCAATCGGTTGCTCACATCCTCGACCAGCGCCGACGCGCCCGCGGCGCTCCGCTGCAAGTGCCCCCCGTACTGCCCAACGATCCGCGCGTGCGCGACATCGTCGTCGCACCGCGCTCACTCGCCGTCTACGACAAACTCGCCAAGAGCCACGACGGGGAGGACGAGCCATGA
- the istB gene encoding IS21-like element helper ATPase IstB codes for MTELRERLRALGLLSTASAFDDLVALATKKRWGLTEILEYIADLEEKDRARRGLERRMSRSRLEKFKPMSDFEWDWPTKIDRPLVESVLSVDFVAAHRNVVLVSPSGLGKTMIAQNIVHRAVLAGHSVLFLSAAKLLLDLGAQESARALERRLHYFSKIGLLVIDEVGFLAFDNRNADLLFQVVSRRYEKKSLVLTTNLAFKDWHTIFPSATCATALVERVIHHADVVTIEGESYRMRESEATAKDRRAARKAKKDPPADS; via the coding sequence ATGACCGAGCTTCGCGAGCGCCTTCGCGCCCTCGGACTGCTCTCCACCGCGAGCGCCTTCGACGATCTGGTCGCGCTCGCGACGAAAAAGCGTTGGGGATTGACCGAGATCCTCGAGTACATCGCCGACCTGGAAGAGAAGGACCGGGCCAGGCGCGGTCTCGAGCGGCGGATGTCGCGCAGCCGGCTGGAGAAATTCAAGCCGATGAGCGACTTCGAATGGGACTGGCCGACCAAGATCGACCGACCTCTGGTCGAATCCGTCCTCTCTGTCGACTTCGTCGCGGCGCATCGCAACGTCGTGCTCGTGTCGCCGAGCGGGCTTGGAAAAACGATGATCGCGCAAAACATCGTACATCGCGCGGTGCTCGCCGGGCATTCCGTGCTCTTTCTTTCGGCCGCAAAGCTCTTGCTCGATCTCGGAGCTCAAGAGTCGGCGCGGGCGCTCGAGCGCCGGCTGCACTACTTCTCCAAGATCGGCCTTCTCGTGATCGACGAGGTGGGGTTTCTCGCCTTCGACAATCGCAATGCCGATCTCCTCTTTCAAGTCGTCAGTCGAAGGTACGAAAAGAAGAGCCTCGTGCTCACCACGAACCTCGCTTTCAAGGACTGGCACACGATCTTCCCATCGGCCACCTGCGCAACGGCCCTCGTCGAGCGAGTGATTCATCACGCCGACGTGGTCACCATCGAAGGAGAGAGCTACCGAATGCGCGAATCCGAAGCCACCGCGAAGGACAGGCGGGCAGCCCGCAAGGCGAAGAAGGACCCGCCGGCCGACTCGTGA